The following are from one region of the Stanieria cyanosphaera PCC 7437 genome:
- a CDS encoding DUF3616 domain-containing protein: protein MTEGFLLSRVLLRFEDESEDLIGDLSAVAITPDGNLWLGSDELLGIERVSLVEPNIFAHHQHFPLGDFVELLDQENEIDIEGFDYSDGYLWLTGSHSTKRKKAKKDLQRLTQIKTEANRYLLVRIPIVNGKPVKSYSPTEDPNEQKRAATLETKEASNILIEALKQDEHLGAIVTSALPSKDNGLDVEGLAVHQNKIFLGLRGPVLRGWAIILELEIEETEPGILTLKKIEKTDRLYKKHFVNLDGLGVRELCLHGEDLIILAGPTMVLDGAMRVFRWYNALDYSGDSLSEQESGKLEVLFDLPFKVGTDRAEGLALYDCLGQKDSLLIVYDSPDPSRRPQPREIFADVFQLK, encoded by the coding sequence ATGACTGAAGGTTTTTTACTTAGTCGCGTTTTGCTTCGCTTTGAAGACGAATCTGAAGATTTAATCGGAGATCTATCCGCCGTAGCAATTACCCCAGACGGTAATTTATGGCTTGGTTCTGATGAACTATTAGGAATTGAGCGGGTTTCTCTTGTCGAACCGAATATTTTTGCTCATCACCAACATTTTCCATTGGGTGATTTTGTTGAATTACTCGATCAAGAAAATGAAATTGATATTGAAGGATTTGATTACTCAGATGGTTATCTTTGGCTGACAGGTTCTCATAGTACCAAACGTAAAAAAGCTAAAAAAGATTTGCAAAGACTTACTCAAATAAAAACTGAAGCCAATCGCTATTTACTGGTACGTATTCCTATTGTTAATGGCAAACCAGTTAAATCTTATTCTCCCACTGAAGACCCTAACGAGCAAAAAAGAGCAGCTACTCTAGAAACAAAGGAAGCAAGTAATATTTTAATTGAGGCACTCAAACAAGATGAACATTTGGGTGCAATTGTTACTTCTGCACTTCCTTCTAAAGATAACGGTTTAGATGTTGAAGGATTGGCAGTTCATCAAAATAAAATCTTTTTAGGTTTACGAGGGCCTGTTTTACGAGGTTGGGCAATTATTTTAGAGTTAGAAATAGAAGAAACCGAACCTGGAATTTTGACTCTGAAAAAAATAGAAAAAACAGACCGCCTGTATAAAAAACACTTTGTTAATCTTGATGGTTTAGGCGTAAGAGAGTTGTGTTTGCATGGAGAAGATTTAATTATTTTGGCCGGACCAACTATGGTGTTAGATGGTGCTATGCGTGTTTTTCGTTGGTATAATGCCCTTGATTATTCTGGTGACAGTCTGAGCGAACAAGAATCTGGAAAATTAGAAGTTTTATTCGATTTACCTTTCAAAGTAGGTACAGACCGTGCCGAAGGATTGGCTTTATATGATTGTTTGGGACAAAAAGACTCTTTATTGATTGTTTATGATTCTCCCGATCCCTCTAGGAGACCTCAACCAAGAGAAATTTTTGCGGATGTATTTCAACTGAAATAA
- a CDS encoding SDR family NAD(P)-dependent oxidoreductase: protein MKTALITGASSGIGETFAQELAAKNYNLVLVARSEDKLQQLAQQLQKQHQIQADVIVQDLTIAEAGQKIFHQIEQQGLTIDLLINNAGFGDYGAFSDRSLSKQMAMIQLNITALVELTGLFLPVMKQRGDGAIINLSSIAAFQPLPYMSVYAASKAFVLSFTEALWAENQDSGVHFLALCPGPTESQFFEVADFPASFKKNSNKLTPAEDVVKEALNAIEKNHSTVVTGGIANQFIVNLPRFLPRNLLVNAVKKQFRP from the coding sequence ATGAAAACTGCTTTAATTACTGGTGCTTCTTCTGGCATTGGTGAAACTTTTGCTCAAGAATTGGCAGCTAAAAATTATAATTTGGTTTTAGTGGCTCGTTCAGAAGATAAACTGCAACAGCTAGCACAACAACTACAGAAACAACATCAAATTCAAGCAGACGTAATTGTACAAGACTTAACTATTGCTGAAGCTGGACAAAAAATATTTCATCAAATCGAACAACAAGGATTAACCATCGATCTATTAATTAATAATGCTGGCTTTGGTGATTACGGAGCTTTTAGCGATCGCTCTTTAAGCAAACAAATGGCAATGATCCAACTTAATATTACTGCCTTAGTTGAATTAACGGGTTTATTTTTACCAGTAATGAAGCAGCGGGGAGATGGGGCAATTATCAATCTTTCCTCTATTGCTGCCTTTCAACCTTTACCTTATATGTCAGTTTATGCTGCTAGCAAAGCCTTTGTTTTAAGTTTTACTGAAGCTTTATGGGCAGAAAATCAAGACTCTGGCGTACATTTTCTTGCTCTTTGTCCAGGACCAACAGAATCACAGTTTTTTGAAGTTGCCGATTTTCCTGCTTCCTTTAAGAAAAATAGTAATAAATTGACTCCTGCCGAAGACGTAGTAAAAGAAGCCCTCAATGCTATAGAAAAAAATCACTCTACTGTGGTAACTGGTGGAATTGCTAATCAATTCATTGTTAATCTACCTCGTTTTTTACCCAGAAATTTGCTAGTTAATGCAGTAAAAAAACAATTTCGCCCTTAA
- a CDS encoding TVP38/TMEM64 family protein: MSGKLLPKHKLKLLIGSLAILAVIILLGWLTFRDYLIYVDDWLAQLGYWSIPAFLGIYLLATLVGLPAIFLFLAAGSLFGFNKGVFLVSLADTLSASACYGLGRTIARKRIKQWLIKRPQFAQLDHAVAQKGWKIVFLTRLSPFLPSNILNYGFSLTRIDFWHYIFFSWLGMLPVIGLYVYLGSVGTNLIKGEANRGTMALSVVGILATIAVLLYTTKLTRQVLSSQFNSSKKK; the protein is encoded by the coding sequence ATGAGTGGCAAGTTATTGCCCAAACACAAATTGAAGTTACTTATAGGAAGTTTAGCAATCTTAGCTGTAATCATTCTGCTAGGTTGGTTAACTTTTAGAGATTATTTAATTTATGTTGATGATTGGTTAGCACAATTGGGTTACTGGAGTATTCCAGCTTTTTTAGGAATTTATCTACTTGCTACTTTAGTTGGTTTACCAGCTATTTTTCTTTTTTTAGCAGCAGGAAGTTTATTCGGTTTTAACAAAGGTGTTTTTTTAGTTTCTCTAGCAGATACTTTGAGTGCAAGTGCTTGCTATGGACTAGGTAGAACGATCGCTCGCAAAAGAATTAAACAATGGCTGATTAAACGACCTCAATTTGCTCAACTAGACCACGCTGTAGCACAAAAAGGCTGGAAAATTGTTTTTTTAACTCGTTTATCACCATTTTTGCCTTCTAACATTCTTAATTATGGTTTTAGCCTTACCAGAATCGATTTCTGGCATTATATATTTTTTTCCTGGTTAGGAATGTTGCCTGTGATTGGGTTATATGTCTATCTGGGTTCTGTCGGTACTAATCTCATTAAAGGCGAAGCGAATCGTGGTACGATGGCTCTTTCTGTAGTTGGTATTTTAGCCACGATCGCTGTATTGCTATACACGACTAAGTTAACTAGACAAGTTTTGTCTTCTCAATTTAATTCTTCCAAAAAAAAATAA
- a CDS encoding ureidoglycolate lyase — protein MSQSILRQQHGHRQTCSLHAEWITPEKFQSYGQLITPAEDGQTFNQEDAQLDLTKGTPRFYIMRLHHRGRIFHKITRHNLCTQCLGSLAGKDWFMVVAPPSAASQPDITKMAAFRIPGDCFIKLEVGTWHAGPYFGHEVVDFYNLELSDTNVVDHFTHDFLKSHNLEFEIV, from the coding sequence ATGAGTCAATCTATTCTCAGGCAACAACATGGACATCGGCAGACGTGTTCTCTTCATGCTGAATGGATTACCCCAGAAAAGTTTCAATCTTATGGACAATTGATTACTCCTGCTGAAGATGGTCAAACTTTTAATCAAGAAGATGCCCAATTAGATTTAACTAAAGGTACTCCTCGTTTTTATATTATGCGGTTACATCATAGAGGTAGAATCTTTCATAAAATTACTCGTCATAATCTTTGTACACAATGTTTGGGTTCATTAGCAGGCAAAGATTGGTTCATGGTAGTCGCACCACCTTCCGCAGCATCTCAACCAGACATCACAAAAATGGCTGCTTTTCGGATTCCTGGTGATTGTTTTATTAAATTAGAAGTAGGTACTTGGCACGCGGGACCTTATTTCGGTCATGAAGTGGTTGATTTTTATAATTTAGAATTAAGTGATACCAATGTGGTCGATCATTTTACTCACGATTTTTTAAAGAGCCACAATCTTGAATTTGAAATAGTTTAG
- a CDS encoding tetratricopeptide repeat protein, whose product MQAKRDRWVYVVLITMLLALIGFSGLPLISSIWQENQLISQTSPRITQDQQIQLEAEAKGYQKVLEREPNNQTALKGLLNIKIQQQDLQGAIVFLEKLAQLNPKQPEYFILLAQAKQQTEDFEGAAAAYNQILKQDVANIQALSGIISLYLFQDLPQRAIAILQDTLKQSQSSQTASENTIDIASIKLLLGEVYSQTEHYSDANQIYEEVIAANPQDFRPVLAKALVLSKQGENSQAKTWLKQALSLAPAQFKDQISQLIDNLAINPVEP is encoded by the coding sequence ATGCAAGCAAAACGCGATCGCTGGGTTTATGTTGTCCTAATTACAATGCTTTTGGCATTAATTGGCTTTTCAGGATTACCTTTAATAAGTAGTATTTGGCAAGAAAATCAGCTAATTAGTCAAACTAGTCCACGAATAACTCAAGACCAACAAATTCAACTAGAAGCAGAAGCTAAAGGCTATCAAAAAGTTCTAGAACGAGAACCTAACAATCAAACTGCTCTTAAAGGTTTATTAAACATTAAAATTCAACAACAAGACCTCCAAGGAGCGATTGTTTTTCTGGAGAAATTAGCTCAACTCAATCCTAAACAACCCGAATATTTCATCTTACTAGCTCAAGCCAAACAACAAACCGAAGACTTTGAAGGAGCAGCAGCAGCTTATAATCAAATTCTGAAACAGGATGTAGCTAATATTCAAGCCTTGAGCGGAATTATTTCTCTTTATCTATTTCAAGATTTACCTCAAAGAGCGATCGCAATTCTTCAAGATACCTTAAAACAGTCACAATCTAGTCAAACAGCTTCAGAAAATACCATTGATATTGCTTCAATCAAATTACTTTTAGGCGAAGTTTATAGTCAAACTGAACACTATAGCGATGCCAATCAAATCTATGAAGAAGTTATTGCTGCTAATCCCCAAGATTTTCGTCCAGTTTTGGCAAAAGCTCTCGTCCTTAGTAAACAAGGTGAAAATTCCCAAGCTAAAACTTGGTTAAAGCAGGCTTTATCTCTTGCACCGGCTCAGTTCAAAGACCAGATTAGTCAATTAATTGATAATTTAGCCATTAATCCTGTAGAACCTTAG
- a CDS encoding lysophospholipid acyltransferase family protein, whose protein sequence is MVKQKEREPFPSFALYHFAKWSLVNPLFRSYFRGKIYGGEKVPQSGSLIVVSNHASDFDPPLLSNAVRRPVAFMAKEELFQVPVLKQTIKLYGAYPVKRGKSDRSSLKAAMLALENGWIAGIFLDGTRTPDAKITNPKLGAALIAAKTKVPLVPVSLWGTEKIFQLGSYLPRPVPITIRIGDLISPPQSTQREELEAVTNNCAEIINQMHALGR, encoded by the coding sequence TTGGTTAAGCAAAAAGAAAGAGAACCATTTCCCAGTTTTGCCCTTTACCATTTTGCGAAATGGTCGCTAGTTAATCCATTATTTCGTAGTTATTTTCGTGGCAAGATTTATGGTGGGGAAAAAGTACCCCAGTCAGGATCGTTAATCGTTGTCAGCAACCATGCCAGTGATTTCGATCCACCTCTATTATCAAATGCGGTACGTCGTCCTGTTGCTTTCATGGCAAAAGAAGAACTTTTTCAAGTACCTGTACTAAAACAAACTATTAAATTATACGGTGCTTATCCAGTTAAACGAGGCAAAAGCGATCGCTCTTCGCTTAAGGCTGCTATGTTAGCTTTAGAAAATGGTTGGATTGCTGGCATTTTTTTGGATGGTACTCGTACTCCTGATGCTAAAATTACCAATCCTAAATTAGGTGCAGCTTTAATTGCAGCTAAAACCAAAGTTCCCCTTGTTCCAGTGAGTCTTTGGGGGACAGAAAAAATCTTCCAACTAGGTTCATATCTTCCTCGCCCTGTACCAATTACGATTCGGATTGGTGATTTAATCTCTCCACCTCAATCAACCCAACGAGAAGAGTTAGAGGCGGTTACCAATAATTGTGCAGAAATAATTAATCAAATGCACGCTTTAGGTAGATAA
- a CDS encoding AI-2E family transporter, with amino-acid sequence MSFGAWIGLIVFLLSLYVLWQIRQLLLLLFTAVVIANSLNILVKLFQKLGMRRGVAIALSMLLLLTTLIGFFSVVLPSFATQFQQLALLVPQGIEKLNTWLDFFLNRLDPELIDSLPDTKELTRQLQPLLNQLLGGGISVFYSSLGALLSMLLLLALTLMLLADPIPYRQGFIRLFPSFYRRRVDKILKLCDQALQGWLVGILFNVCVITTLSLIGLLILGIPLALAQAMLAGFLTFIPNVGPTLSVLFPMAIALIEAPWKSLAVLILYIGIQQVETNLLTPIVMAQQVSLLPAVTLLAQVFFATFFGFLGLFLALPLTVVAQVWIQEVLIKDVLDRWHNDSENNPNEPEPS; translated from the coding sequence GTGAGTTTTGGTGCTTGGATTGGCTTAATAGTTTTTTTGCTTTCATTATACGTCCTGTGGCAAATTAGACAACTGTTATTGTTATTATTTACTGCGGTTGTAATTGCTAATTCTTTAAACATTCTAGTTAAACTTTTTCAAAAACTAGGCATGAGACGAGGTGTTGCCATTGCTTTGTCCATGTTGCTTTTGCTCACCACTTTGATTGGGTTTTTTTCAGTAGTTTTACCCTCTTTTGCTACTCAATTTCAGCAACTAGCATTACTTGTACCTCAAGGAATCGAAAAATTAAATACTTGGCTAGATTTTTTCTTAAATCGCCTCGATCCAGAACTAATTGACTCTTTACCTGATACCAAAGAATTAACGCGACAATTGCAACCACTGCTCAATCAATTACTAGGTGGAGGCATTAGTGTTTTTTATAGCTCTTTAGGAGCTTTGTTGAGTATGCTGCTGCTACTGGCTTTAACTTTAATGTTACTTGCCGATCCAATTCCCTATCGTCAAGGTTTTATTCGTTTATTTCCTTCTTTTTATCGCCGTAGAGTTGACAAAATTTTAAAACTTTGTGATCAAGCTTTGCAAGGCTGGTTAGTAGGAATTTTATTTAATGTCTGCGTAATCACAACTTTAAGTTTAATTGGATTATTGATTTTAGGTATTCCTCTAGCTTTAGCTCAAGCAATGTTAGCAGGATTTTTAACTTTTATTCCTAATGTTGGCCCAACTTTGAGTGTACTTTTCCCAATGGCGATCGCTTTAATTGAAGCTCCTTGGAAATCTTTGGCGGTTTTAATTCTCTATATTGGAATTCAACAAGTTGAAACCAACCTTCTCACCCCTATCGTAATGGCACAGCAAGTTTCTTTATTACCTGCTGTTACTTTACTAGCTCAAGTATTTTTTGCTACTTTTTTTGGTTTTTTAGGTTTGTTTTTGGCTCTTCCACTAACAGTAGTTGCTCAAGTGTGGATTCAAGAAGTTTTAATTAAAGATGTACTTGATCGCTGGCATAATGATTCAGAAAATAATCCTAATGAACCAGAACCAAGCTAA
- a CDS encoding bifunctional riboflavin kinase/FAD synthetase gives MRIADSLEQILTPTAIALGNFDGIHRGHQKVLQPVLQLSHHAGSYNYPTVVSFSPHPREFFTGKKLTLLTPVAEKAQLLEQLGIKQLVLIPFNQQLASLSPQQFVAEIIVKQLKAIAISVGEDFCFGYRRQGTAKDLVAIASEYGIEVQINSLQQCDYQQHHHHGVRISSSLIRQALQIGDIAHANYMLGRAYSLTGTVVQGQQIGRTIGFPTANLDLPPNKFLPRYGVYAVNVSYKQSQIRGVMNIGCRPTVDGMNPTIEVHLLDWSEDLYGQTLTVSLEKFLRPEQKFPSLDALKKQITADCQAART, from the coding sequence GTGCGCATTGCCGATTCACTAGAACAAATTCTCACACCTACAGCGATCGCTCTCGGTAATTTTGATGGAATTCATCGAGGACATCAAAAAGTGTTGCAACCAGTTTTGCAACTATCTCATCATGCTGGCAGTTATAATTATCCAACTGTAGTTAGTTTTTCTCCTCATCCCCGCGAATTTTTTACAGGAAAGAAATTAACCTTATTAACGCCTGTCGCCGAAAAAGCCCAATTACTGGAACAACTTGGCATTAAACAGTTAGTTTTAATTCCTTTTAATCAGCAATTAGCTAGTTTATCTCCTCAGCAATTTGTAGCAGAAATTATTGTTAAACAGTTAAAAGCGATCGCGATCAGTGTAGGAGAAGATTTTTGTTTTGGTTATCGAAGACAAGGAACAGCTAAAGATTTAGTTGCGATCGCATCTGAATATGGCATTGAAGTTCAAATCAATTCTCTTCAACAGTGTGACTATCAGCAACACCATCATCATGGGGTACGCATTAGCAGTTCTTTGATTAGACAAGCTTTACAAATAGGAGACATTGCTCACGCCAATTATATGTTAGGACGTGCTTACTCTTTAACTGGAACAGTAGTTCAAGGACAACAAATCGGGAGAACAATTGGTTTTCCCACAGCTAATCTTGACTTACCACCAAATAAATTTCTTCCTCGTTATGGAGTTTATGCGGTTAATGTCTCTTACAAGCAATCTCAAATTAGAGGTGTGATGAATATTGGTTGTCGTCCGACAGTAGACGGAATGAATCCTACCATTGAAGTTCATTTGTTAGACTGGTCAGAAGATTTATACGGTCAAACTCTAACAGTTAGTTTAGAAAAATTTTTACGTCCAGAACAAAAATTTCCTTCCTTAGATGCTTTGAAAAAACAAATTACCGCCGATTGTCAAGCAGCTAGGACTTGA
- a CDS encoding alkaline phosphatase D family protein yields the protein MRQTLDFLTNINDLPLILAGPILRRTETDGIAVWLALKQASKVTLKIYATAAGRGQSLERELGEGEGQTIQLGQYLHLLVVTVKLKQNNRLKPGQVYAYDLYFDGQINLATALDNTKISYFDHQLPTFSLPSADLNQLKVIHGSCRKPHGGGRDILSCLDVLIETSADLADERPQQLFLTGDQIYGDDVADPFLWLTQKVSNFLLGWEENLPLLEGVIKPSELPPGKRSEIARLEGGFTAMLQKQPEKAKSHLFSFGEYATAYLLAWSPVLMRSQFPAGREIFTDSKLAKNWDQELLSLTSFIEDLPKVRRALANIPTYTICDDHDISDDWYLNRLWCDRVLSKPLGRRVVQNGLLAYALFQAWGNTPEQFQPGTSGEKLLQAAMKWCSSAGTDSISSVAIIRYLGLPPVELHTGLPQLQPDQDVLILARDKEALTWHYSIKGSKHEVFVLDTRTWRGYPRTDRQGKQPPMLLSHTAFEQQLINPLASSDTGQIEATLIVLPTNLVTLGLIDQVQRWELKRNRVFSNDVGDSWNFHQTAFAKLLLSLAQSRDRIIILSGDIHYSCAIRLTHWFYDPASTAVLVQLTSSAIKNSELSTRIVQTRIKNLFPEPTENWLGWQKSLRLLKLPQNHWWQSLGFGQKPPQLSSSSSPPDWQYQLEWCYRKPIRPLFKRSSKSLANHKSSFWQNLFKSLLFWLWRNPWLQEGSEVVGRNNISLVRFQWSSEDEHKTVIQETYWHPPWNNHEIVKSNYVISLKPQSPPTLPGLRNS from the coding sequence TTGAGACAAACTCTCGATTTTTTAACAAATATCAACGACTTGCCTTTGATTTTGGCAGGTCCTATTTTACGCCGAACAGAAACAGATGGTATTGCAGTTTGGCTGGCACTTAAACAAGCAAGTAAAGTAACTTTAAAAATTTATGCTACCGCAGCAGGTAGAGGACAATCTCTTGAGCGGGAACTAGGAGAAGGAGAGGGTCAGACAATTCAGCTTGGTCAATATCTGCATTTGCTGGTTGTAACAGTAAAACTAAAGCAAAATAATCGCCTCAAACCTGGACAAGTTTATGCGTATGATTTGTATTTTGATGGGCAAATCAATTTAGCTACAGCTTTAGATAACACCAAAATCAGTTATTTTGACCATCAGTTACCGACTTTTTCTTTACCGTCAGCAGATTTAAATCAGCTAAAAGTTATTCATGGTTCTTGTCGCAAACCTCATGGTGGAGGAAGAGATATTCTATCTTGTTTAGATGTTTTAATTGAAACTTCTGCTGATTTAGCTGATGAACGACCTCAACAACTGTTTTTGACTGGCGATCAAATTTATGGGGATGATGTTGCCGATCCTTTTTTGTGGTTGACTCAAAAAGTTAGTAATTTCTTGTTGGGATGGGAAGAAAATCTTCCTTTGCTTGAAGGTGTAATCAAACCAAGTGAATTACCACCAGGAAAACGAAGTGAAATTGCTCGGCTCGAAGGTGGTTTCACGGCAATGCTACAAAAACAACCCGAAAAAGCCAAAAGTCATTTGTTTAGTTTTGGGGAATATGCAACTGCTTATTTGTTAGCTTGGTCACCTGTTTTGATGCGATCGCAATTTCCTGCTGGTCGAGAAATATTTACCGACTCTAAGTTAGCTAAAAATTGGGATCAAGAGCTTCTCTCACTTACTAGTTTTATTGAGGATTTGCCTAAAGTCAGAAGAGCTTTAGCTAATATTCCAACTTATACAATTTGTGATGATCATGATATTAGCGATGATTGGTATCTTAATCGACTTTGGTGCGATCGCGTCTTAAGTAAACCTTTAGGGAGAAGAGTTGTTCAAAACGGTTTACTTGCTTATGCTTTGTTTCAAGCTTGGGGTAATACTCCTGAACAGTTTCAACCAGGAACGTCAGGAGAAAAACTGTTACAAGCAGCGATGAAATGGTGTTCTTCTGCTGGAACTGATTCCATCTCATCAGTAGCCATCATTCGTTATTTGGGATTACCACCGGTTGAACTTCACACAGGATTACCTCAGTTGCAACCAGACCAAGATGTGTTGATTTTGGCTCGAGACAAAGAGGCTTTAACTTGGCATTACAGCATCAAAGGTTCTAAACACGAAGTATTTGTCTTAGATACCCGTACCTGGCGTGGTTATCCCCGAACAGATAGACAAGGCAAACAACCTCCGATGTTATTGTCTCATACTGCTTTTGAGCAGCAACTAATTAATCCGCTCGCTAGTTCGGATACCGGTCAAATTGAAGCTACTTTGATCGTTCTGCCTACCAATCTAGTTACTTTAGGTTTAATTGATCAAGTTCAAAGATGGGAATTAAAGCGAAATCGAGTATTTAGTAATGATGTGGGAGATTCTTGGAATTTTCATCAAACTGCTTTTGCTAAACTACTACTATCTTTAGCCCAAAGTCGCGATCGCATAATTATTCTTTCAGGAGATATTCACTATAGTTGCGCGATTCGTTTGACTCACTGGTTTTATGATCCAGCCAGCACTGCTGTCTTAGTCCAGTTGACTTCAAGCGCGATTAAAAACTCAGAATTATCAACTCGGATCGTTCAGACCAGAATTAAAAATCTTTTCCCAGAACCAACTGAAAATTGGTTAGGATGGCAAAAATCTCTCCGTTTGCTTAAATTACCCCAAAATCATTGGTGGCAAAGCTTGGGTTTTGGGCAAAAACCACCACAACTATCTAGCTCAAGCTCTCCTCCCGATTGGCAATATCAACTCGAATGGTGTTACAGAAAACCAATCCGACCATTATTCAAACGATCTAGCAAATCATTAGCTAATCATAAGTCTAGTTTTTGGCAGAATCTTTTCAAATCATTATTATTTTGGTTATGGCGTAATCCTTGGTTACAAGAAGGATCAGAAGTCGTTGGACGCAACAATATCAGTTTAGTTAGATTTCAATGGTCATCTGAAGATGAACATAAAACAGTCATTCAAGAAACTTACTGGCATCCTCCTTGGAATAATCACGAAATTGTTAAAAGTAATTATGTTATTTCTCTTAAACCTCAATCTCCACCAACACTACCTGGATTACGCAACTCTTAA
- a CDS encoding response regulator yields the protein MQAERKFPLILVVEDDEDNLILISHALIFFKYTFITANNAQTALELAKNHQLDLIIVDIVLRDRNGLELVHDLKHGKSTKNLPIIAVTALARKEDQNLLLAAGCNDYLCKPYLIDELNEKIRYNLPPQFFHPGALRVA from the coding sequence ATGCAAGCCGAGCGCAAGTTTCCGCTTATTTTAGTAGTAGAAGATGACGAAGATAATTTAATTTTAATTTCTCATGCTTTAATATTTTTTAAATACACTTTTATAACAGCAAACAATGCACAAACAGCTTTAGAGCTAGCTAAAAACCATCAACTTGATTTAATTATTGTTGATATTGTGTTACGGGATAGAAACGGCTTGGAGTTGGTTCACGACCTTAAACATGGAAAATCAACTAAAAATCTACCAATTATAGCTGTAACTGCCTTAGCGCGCAAAGAAGACCAAAACCTTCTCTTGGCTGCTGGTTGTAACGATTATTTGTGTAAACCTTATTTAATTGATGAATTGAATGAAAAGATTCGTTACAATCTACCTCCACAATTTTTTCATCCTGGAGCGTTAAGAGTTGCGTAA
- a CDS encoding homocysteine biosynthesis protein, with the protein MRTIAEINDKIHQHTVVAWTVEELKTKVNEIGVSKAFQQVDVICTGTFEPMESSGAVINLGHTDPPIKIRQCWLDGIPAYAGFGAVDLYLGATAMAEGETNVEKGGGHVIEDLIAGKSVHLKAIGQKTDCYPRASFENTITKDTINQFYLFNPRNLYQNFIVGVNGGDRELFTYLGSLQPRLGNAVYSNPGAISPLMNDPDLQLIGIGSKVLLGGGIGYVAWEGTQHFPLQKRLPNRTPIGPAATISLIGDAKQMNPRWVRGCYFHNYGASLMLGVGVPLPVLREEVIRFCAVQDSEIVAPVIDFSIPRRVRPTFGLVTYEQLKSGRIKIEGKLVRVAPLASIYLSRQIAEELKDLIMNGQFTLTEPVAPIPQERSFVPQDQRNSPLTLE; encoded by the coding sequence ATGCGAACGATCGCAGAAATCAATGACAAGATTCACCAACATACAGTTGTAGCTTGGACGGTAGAAGAACTCAAAACTAAAGTCAACGAAATCGGTGTTAGTAAAGCTTTTCAACAGGTAGATGTGATCTGCACTGGTACGTTTGAGCCGATGGAATCTTCGGGTGCAGTAATTAACTTAGGACATACCGATCCCCCGATTAAAATTCGTCAGTGTTGGCTCGATGGGATACCTGCCTATGCTGGTTTTGGTGCAGTAGATCTTTATTTAGGTGCAACCGCAATGGCTGAGGGCGAAACCAATGTGGAAAAAGGTGGTGGTCATGTCATTGAAGATTTAATCGCAGGAAAATCAGTTCATCTCAAAGCAATTGGACAAAAAACTGACTGTTATCCAAGAGCTTCTTTTGAAAATACCATTACCAAAGATACAATCAATCAATTTTATTTATTTAATCCACGTAATTTATATCAAAATTTTATTGTTGGTGTTAATGGTGGCGATCGCGAATTATTTACTTATCTTGGTTCTTTGCAACCGAGATTAGGTAATGCGGTATATTCTAATCCTGGTGCTATCTCTCCGTTGATGAATGATCCCGACCTGCAACTAATCGGCATTGGTAGTAAAGTTTTGCTAGGCGGTGGAATTGGTTATGTAGCGTGGGAAGGTACTCAACATTTTCCTTTGCAAAAAAGACTTCCTAATCGTACACCGATTGGACCGGCTGCTACTATTTCCTTAATTGGTGATGCTAAACAAATGAATCCTCGTTGGGTTAGAGGCTGTTATTTTCACAATTATGGAGCATCTCTGATGTTAGGAGTAGGTGTTCCTTTACCTGTGTTGCGAGAAGAAGTAATTCGTTTCTGTGCCGTACAAGACAGCGAGATTGTTGCTCCAGTGATCGATTTTTCTATTCCTCGTCGAGTTCGTCCTACTTTCGGCTTAGTTACCTACGAACAACTCAAAAGCGGTCGAATCAAAATTGAAGGTAAATTAGTTAGAGTTGCGCCTTTAGCTAGTATTTATCTTTCTCGACAAATAGCCGAAGAACTCAAAGATCTAATTATGAATGGTCAGTTTACGCTTACTGAGCCTGTTGCCCCTATTCCTCAAGAGCGGTCTTTTGTACCTCAAGACCAAAGAAACTCTCCTTTAACTTTAGAATAA